A window of the Leucothrix mucor DSM 2157 genome harbors these coding sequences:
- a CDS encoding AEC family transporter, whose amino-acid sequence MLETFIKIIPLFGLVGLGYFCKKYAIVGATSLKYLTRFVMYLSLPAVLLGKLATTNFETLIDVPFLSAYLASLLSVMLLSGAVGYFLFEKQANHGVMLGLGGVYGNIGFLAIPVLAATVGEWTSVPLALMLTLDLLILLPFSSFLLQLSNTNNNDIDQQDNNFTPFKALQRSLLNPLIISIIVGLIISAWNITLPASLIGGLELLGSAAGPCAMFIVGTALFGRSVTQDSFPAIYISTIKLAIMPFVVFLIMTLFQVDPKWVLAATLGSAMPCAAVLGVMAEEYKTLSHQASTAVLLTTVVSVVTLPLLIHVLN is encoded by the coding sequence ATGTTAGAAACATTTATCAAAATCATCCCATTATTTGGGTTAGTTGGTCTGGGCTATTTCTGTAAAAAGTACGCAATCGTTGGCGCTACCAGCCTTAAATACCTGACACGTTTTGTGATGTATCTCTCTTTGCCTGCCGTACTGCTAGGCAAGCTTGCGACCACTAATTTTGAAACCTTGATTGATGTTCCCTTTTTAAGTGCCTACTTAGCCTCTCTTCTCAGTGTGATGTTACTTTCGGGGGCTGTTGGTTATTTTCTATTTGAGAAACAGGCCAACCATGGCGTGATGCTAGGTTTAGGTGGGGTTTATGGCAATATTGGCTTTCTGGCGATACCGGTGCTAGCCGCTACGGTTGGTGAATGGACGTCGGTGCCACTTGCGCTGATGCTGACATTAGACTTACTGATTCTCTTACCCTTCTCGTCTTTTTTGCTGCAATTAAGCAATACCAATAACAACGATATTGATCAGCAAGACAATAATTTCACCCCTTTCAAAGCACTACAGCGTTCCTTACTGAATCCACTGATTATTTCTATTATTGTCGGCTTAATCATATCGGCCTGGAATATTACCTTACCTGCTAGCCTTATTGGAGGACTCGAACTCTTAGGCAGTGCGGCAGGGCCTTGTGCTATGTTTATCGTTGGAACCGCCCTATTTGGTCGAAGCGTTACTCAAGACTCTTTTCCAGCCATCTACATCTCGACAATCAAATTAGCCATTATGCCGTTTGTCGTCTTTCTAATAATGACGCTTTTCCAAGTAGACCCGAAGTGGGTTTTGGCTGCGACGCTAGGCTCTGCTATGCCATGTGCTGCGGTATTGGGGGTTATGGCTGAGGAATACAAAACGCTCTCACATCAAGCATCTACTGCCGTGCTGTTAACGACGGTGGTATCGGTTGTTACCTTGCCTTTGTTAATACATGTTTTGAACTAA
- a CDS encoding zinc-binding dehydrogenase produces the protein MTDTNIQLTSTVSEDNKLTLALQAIDMPQPGADEVVIRIEAAPLNPSDLGVLFSAADMSTAKQSGTEQSPVITADIPAQFMPSLKTRVGVATPVGNEGAGTVVAAGSSPAAQALMGKTVAVIGGGTYRQYHCANVQSCLELKEGTTAKEGASSFVNPLTALAMVETMRAEGHKAIIHAAAASNLGQMLNRICIADGVDLINIVRKEEQETLLREMGAKYVVNSSNDTFIADLTAAIIETGATIAFDPIGGGQLTSDILNCMEVAAARDMKEHTIYGSDTFKQVYIYGALDRGPITLNRNFGFAWGVNGFLLFNALGKLGTQTVMKMRQRVADEITTTFASHYTHEVTLAEVLKLQSIAGYSKQATGEKYLITPQK, from the coding sequence ATGACTGATACAAATATCCAACTGACTTCAACCGTTAGCGAAGACAACAAATTAACACTGGCTTTGCAAGCAATCGACATGCCACAACCGGGTGCCGATGAAGTTGTAATTCGCATTGAAGCCGCGCCCTTAAACCCATCTGATCTAGGCGTGCTGTTTAGCGCTGCGGATATGTCCACCGCGAAGCAATCTGGCACAGAGCAAAGCCCAGTGATTACGGCTGACATCCCTGCTCAGTTTATGCCATCGTTGAAAACCCGTGTGGGTGTCGCAACGCCGGTGGGTAATGAAGGTGCAGGAACCGTTGTTGCAGCGGGCTCATCGCCAGCGGCACAAGCATTAATGGGTAAGACCGTTGCCGTGATTGGTGGTGGAACGTACCGTCAATATCACTGCGCCAATGTGCAAAGCTGCTTAGAGTTAAAAGAAGGCACAACGGCTAAAGAAGGCGCCTCGTCTTTTGTTAACCCGCTGACTGCATTAGCAATGGTTGAGACCATGCGTGCTGAAGGCCACAAAGCCATTATTCATGCCGCAGCGGCCTCTAACCTTGGACAAATGTTAAACCGCATTTGTATTGCCGATGGCGTTGATTTAATCAACATTGTGCGTAAGGAAGAACAAGAAACACTGCTACGTGAGATGGGCGCAAAATACGTCGTTAACTCAAGCAATGACACCTTCATTGCTGACTTAACCGCCGCGATTATTGAAACCGGTGCAACGATTGCCTTTGATCCAATCGGTGGCGGCCAGCTAACCAGTGACATTCTGAACTGTATGGAAGTTGCTGCAGCTCGCGATATGAAAGAGCACACCATTTATGGCTCTGATACGTTCAAGCAAGTTTATATTTATGGTGCACTAGATCGCGGCCCTATTACCTTAAACCGTAACTTTGGCTTTGCATGGGGCGTGAATGGATTCTTATTATTCAATGCTTTAGGCAAGCTGGGCACTCAAACTGTGATGAAAATGCGTCAGCGTGTTGCAGATGAAATCACCACCACATTTGCCAGCCACTACACACATGAAGTGACCTTGGCAGAGGTGTTAAAATTACAATCAATCGCGGGCTACTCCAAGCAAGCGACCGGTGAGAAGTACTTGATTACCCCTCAAAAGTAA
- a CDS encoding glutathione S-transferase family protein, whose amino-acid sequence MITLHGFAASNYYNLVKHVLLYKAVPFQEDLLYGGSEELLAISPAGKVPVITTAEGLNISESSVICDFLEETYPDIPLYPENAGERAVVRQIMKMSELYFELPSRRFIPYAFSGTEAPDSVKAEVRQVLSVGVTALNRLCQFSPWIAGEQFTMADIYVYYVNTIVSKFGASQLDWDVLAEIPGMKEWNESMSQSAIAQTVEADRQANWPEFIQKVTAQMQAANAK is encoded by the coding sequence ATGATCACTTTGCACGGTTTTGCGGCTAGCAACTATTACAACCTAGTGAAACATGTACTGCTCTACAAAGCAGTGCCGTTTCAGGAAGACCTTCTCTACGGTGGTAGCGAAGAGTTACTGGCCATCAGCCCAGCGGGCAAAGTACCGGTTATCACGACGGCTGAAGGCCTGAATATTTCAGAGTCAAGTGTCATTTGTGACTTTCTTGAAGAGACGTATCCAGACATTCCGCTATACCCTGAAAATGCCGGGGAACGTGCGGTTGTGCGCCAAATCATGAAAATGTCAGAGCTTTATTTTGAGCTACCCAGCAGACGGTTTATCCCTTATGCCTTTTCAGGGACTGAAGCGCCGGACTCGGTTAAGGCTGAAGTGCGTCAAGTATTAAGCGTTGGAGTAACTGCCTTAAATCGCTTGTGCCAGTTTTCACCTTGGATTGCCGGTGAGCAGTTCACGATGGCCGACATCTATGTGTATTACGTCAACACCATTGTCAGCAAGTTTGGCGCTAGCCAGCTGGACTGGGATGTGCTCGCAGAGATCCCCGGAATGAAGGAATGGAACGAGTCCATGAGTCAATCTGCCATTGCCCAAACAGTAGAGGCAGACCGCCAAGCAAACTGGCCCGAGTTTATCCAAAAGGTCACCGCTCAGATGCAAGCAGCGAATGCTAAATAG
- a CDS encoding LysR family transcriptional regulator encodes MDQLRAIRYFSKVVETGSFTKAASAFNVPPSSLSRRVADLEKSLGATLLKRSTRVVKLTEVGQIYYNDVQQILNQLEQSSETVRSYQTTPMGRLRISSMVGFGEKILLPLLDEFSALYPQIVLDVSLSDELSTLGRDDVDIAIRGGYAPNERVLAIRLMDNGFIPVASPSYLEQHGVPSTAMELKDHKGLYFKAPTGPTPWLCNMDGQWHDVSGPAVAISNSGPWLAKKACAGEGILMSTRWALASYLESGVLQELKFEHELAITQHSEMAVYLLYQKQRYLVPKVKAAVDFLVEKIKK; translated from the coding sequence GTGGATCAACTACGGGCCATACGGTATTTCAGTAAAGTCGTCGAAACGGGGAGTTTTACCAAAGCGGCGAGTGCGTTTAATGTGCCGCCATCATCGTTGTCGCGGCGCGTTGCTGATTTGGAAAAGAGTTTAGGCGCGACCTTGTTAAAGCGTTCGACCCGAGTGGTTAAACTGACTGAAGTCGGGCAGATTTATTATAACGACGTACAACAAATACTGAATCAACTAGAGCAAAGCAGTGAAACGGTGCGTAGTTATCAAACAACGCCAATGGGGCGTTTACGGATCAGTTCGATGGTGGGCTTTGGTGAGAAGATTTTGTTGCCCTTATTGGATGAATTCAGCGCGCTGTATCCTCAAATTGTGTTGGATGTCAGCTTAAGTGACGAGCTATCAACGCTGGGGCGTGATGATGTGGATATTGCCATTCGCGGTGGTTATGCGCCCAATGAACGTGTGCTGGCGATACGGCTGATGGATAATGGTTTTATTCCTGTCGCATCACCCAGCTATTTAGAGCAGCACGGCGTACCTAGCACTGCAATGGAGTTGAAGGATCATAAAGGCCTGTATTTTAAAGCGCCAACCGGGCCGACGCCTTGGTTATGCAATATGGATGGGCAATGGCATGACGTTTCAGGGCCAGCGGTGGCGATCTCCAATAGCGGCCCATGGCTGGCTAAAAAAGCTTGTGCTGGGGAGGGCATTTTAATGTCAACGCGATGGGCTTTGGCGTCATACCTTGAGTCTGGGGTGCTGCAAGAGCTTAAGTTTGAGCATGAGTTAGCGATCACTCAGCATTCTGAGATGGCGGTGTACTTGTTGTATCAAAAGCAGCGCTATTTAGTACCCAAAGTTAAAGCGGCAGTCGACTTTCTAGTTGAAAAAATAAAAAAGTAA
- a CDS encoding aminotransferase class V-fold PLP-dependent enzyme, whose amino-acid sequence MSDLTNHFIGLNTEYKLADGTTKRRLHLDGAASPLVMQTAIDARNALLPHYSNSHSFSHASAHICGQAHTWAKQTILDVCGADERYSLVSLGNGTTAVMNNLARRLKPRSAEKPIVLVSAMEHHANDLPHREQSASVGAQVIHIPLRGESARQGEIDLSALEALLKEHAGKVNYVSFSGVSNVTGIVNPVADIVALAHQYNALAILDAAQSAPHMRLNIAEYDIDFVAFSGHKVYCAGSPGILIAKSEYLAQYPSDEVGGGVVERVDYQSADYLKTYPEREQAGTKDILGLYSLAKVMAALRDYGLDKVSAHGAELWQYAAEKLSTVQGLFIYGQSEQTRLGALSFNIDGIDHGLVASILSDYFGIAVRNECFCAHPYVSSMIKEALWELDLDEVPEDEQEALINRKRGMVRASFSLYNTREDVDALYAALTDIVAKQASFAKEYNVTRSGAYLHKHFVVELSL is encoded by the coding sequence ATGTCTGATTTGACTAACCATTTTATCGGCTTAAACACCGAATATAAGCTGGCCGACGGCACAACGAAACGTCGCCTACACTTAGATGGTGCGGCCTCCCCCTTGGTCATGCAAACAGCCATTGATGCCAGAAATGCGCTATTACCGCATTACTCCAATAGCCATAGCTTCTCACACGCCTCCGCGCATATCTGTGGGCAAGCGCATACCTGGGCCAAGCAAACGATTTTGGATGTGTGTGGGGCTGATGAGCGCTACAGCTTAGTCTCCTTAGGCAATGGCACGACTGCAGTAATGAATAATCTCGCGCGTCGCTTAAAGCCTCGCTCCGCTGAAAAACCGATCGTACTGGTTTCAGCGATGGAACATCATGCCAATGACCTGCCGCATCGTGAGCAGTCAGCATCGGTCGGTGCGCAGGTGATTCATATCCCATTGCGTGGTGAGTCAGCCCGACAAGGTGAAATTGACCTTAGCGCTTTAGAAGCCCTGCTTAAAGAACACGCTGGGAAAGTAAATTACGTCTCTTTCTCAGGTGTAAGCAATGTCACCGGCATTGTTAATCCCGTGGCTGACATTGTGGCACTAGCCCACCAATACAATGCCCTTGCGATACTCGATGCTGCGCAAAGTGCGCCCCACATGCGCTTGAATATCGCCGAATACGATATTGATTTTGTGGCGTTCTCTGGCCATAAGGTCTACTGCGCGGGCTCTCCGGGCATACTCATCGCCAAGTCAGAGTATTTAGCGCAATACCCCAGCGATGAAGTTGGTGGTGGCGTGGTTGAACGCGTTGACTACCAAAGCGCCGACTACCTCAAGACTTACCCAGAACGAGAGCAAGCAGGCACTAAAGACATTTTAGGGCTCTATTCACTCGCCAAAGTCATGGCCGCACTACGTGATTATGGTTTAGATAAGGTCAGTGCACATGGAGCCGAGTTATGGCAATACGCCGCTGAAAAGTTAAGCACTGTTCAAGGTTTATTCATTTATGGGCAGAGTGAGCAAACTCGCTTAGGCGCGCTATCATTTAATATTGATGGCATTGATCATGGCTTAGTTGCCTCAATTTTAAGTGACTATTTTGGTATTGCCGTGCGTAATGAATGCTTTTGTGCTCACCCCTATGTCAGCTCAATGATTAAAGAAGCCCTTTGGGAGTTAGACCTTGATGAGGTGCCAGAAGACGAGCAAGAAGCGCTGATCAATCGCAAACGTGGCATGGTGAGAGCGAGCTTTAGCCTGTACAACACTCGCGAAGATGTGGATGCGCTCTACGCGGCGTTGACTGACATCGTGGCGAAGCAAGCAAGCTTTGCTAAAGAATATAATGTCACCCGCTCTGGCGCTTATCTGCATAAGCACTTTGTTGTTGAGCTTAGCCTGTAA
- the rimK gene encoding 30S ribosomal protein S6--L-glutamate ligase — MKIAILSRNPRLYSTRRLIEAAEARGHTVEVIDVLRAYMNISSGSPEIHYKGRVLTGFDAVIPRIGASVTFYGTAVLRQFEMMGVYPVNESVAISRSRDKLRSLQLLSRKNVGMPVTGFSHSPDDTDDLLNFIGKPPYVIKLLEGTQGIGVVLAETRKAAESVIEAFRGLKAQILVQEFIAEAGGADIRCFVVAGKVVAAMKRQAKEGEFRSNLHRGGTAMLVKLTKEERATAINAAKIMGLNVAGVDLLRSDRGPLVMEVNSSPGLEGIETASEKDVAGMIIEHIEQNARPGRTQTKMTR, encoded by the coding sequence ATGAAAATTGCAATACTGTCTCGTAACCCACGTTTGTACTCGACTCGCCGCTTGATTGAAGCCGCTGAGGCCCGTGGCCATACTGTTGAGGTCATCGACGTACTTCGTGCTTACATGAATATCAGTAGCGGTAGCCCTGAGATTCATTATAAAGGCCGTGTGCTGACTGGTTTTGATGCGGTCATTCCGCGGATTGGTGCCTCGGTAACGTTTTACGGTACGGCGGTACTGCGCCAATTTGAAATGATGGGTGTGTACCCTGTGAATGAATCGGTGGCGATCAGCCGCTCGCGTGACAAGCTGCGCTCACTGCAGTTGCTGTCTCGTAAAAATGTCGGTATGCCAGTCACTGGCTTCTCACATTCGCCAGATGACACCGATGATTTGTTGAATTTCATTGGCAAGCCACCGTATGTAATTAAGTTGTTGGAAGGGACTCAAGGTATCGGCGTGGTACTGGCTGAAACCCGCAAAGCGGCAGAGAGTGTAATCGAAGCCTTCCGTGGGCTGAAAGCACAGATCTTAGTTCAGGAGTTTATTGCTGAAGCAGGCGGTGCGGACATTCGTTGTTTTGTAGTTGCTGGTAAAGTGGTTGCGGCGATGAAGCGTCAGGCAAAAGAGGGCGAGTTCCGCTCTAACTTGCATCGCGGTGGTACAGCGATGTTGGTGAAACTGACTAAAGAAGAGCGTGCAACCGCGATCAATGCGGCTAAGATCATGGGCTTGAATGTGGCGGGTGTTGACTTGCTGCGCTCAGACCGTGGTCCATTGGTGATGGAAGTGAACTCATCGCCTGGTTTGGAAGGGATTGAGACAGCCTCTGAAAAAGATGTAGCTGGCATGATCATTGAGCACATTGAGCAAAATGCACGCCCTGGTCGTACTCAGACTAAAATGACGCGTTAA
- a CDS encoding PaaX family transcriptional regulator — translation MTNNNSFNDKASELIERFSQTRPMHANSLLLSIYGDTISPRSENIWLGSLIKLVAPVGISQRLVRTSVFRLSEKGILQSMQSGRRSYYSLTNRAYRQFVSSSKRIYASKPAQWDQQWRLVFTSLNDITMEQREIIRKELYWLGFNRITVGVYGHPVADMEDVKKLVQDLGMEDNIVMLQASACDTEHVPLANTLISQCFDLSDSSQQYSLLIDDFQPLLDSCGDVATLEPKLCFLIKTLLMHRYRHILLKEPDLPDELLPSDAVSRRARKVTGQLYKILQPAADLYFSEICEQDGSVYPPPPASYFERFKDV, via the coding sequence TTGACCAATAATAATTCATTTAATGATAAAGCCTCTGAGCTGATTGAGCGCTTTTCGCAAACTCGCCCCATGCACGCCAACTCCTTATTGCTGAGTATTTATGGCGATACCATCAGCCCGCGCAGTGAGAATATTTGGCTAGGGAGCTTGATCAAACTGGTCGCGCCAGTGGGCATCAGCCAACGCTTAGTGCGTACCTCGGTCTTTCGCTTGTCAGAGAAAGGCATTTTGCAGTCGATGCAGTCTGGCCGCCGCAGTTATTACTCGCTCACCAACCGCGCTTATCGCCAGTTTGTCAGCTCCTCAAAACGGATCTATGCCTCAAAGCCTGCGCAATGGGATCAGCAATGGCGACTGGTATTCACCTCACTCAATGATATTACGATGGAACAGCGGGAGATTATCCGCAAAGAATTATACTGGCTGGGGTTCAACCGCATTACCGTGGGCGTTTATGGGCACCCAGTGGCGGACATGGAGGATGTCAAAAAGCTGGTTCAAGATTTGGGTATGGAAGATAACATCGTGATGCTGCAAGCCAGTGCCTGCGATACGGAGCACGTGCCATTAGCCAATACGCTCATCAGCCAATGCTTTGATTTGAGTGATAGCAGCCAGCAATACAGCCTATTGATTGATGACTTTCAACCGCTGTTGGATAGCTGTGGTGATGTGGCAACACTAGAGCCAAAGTTGTGCTTTTTAATCAAAACACTGCTTATGCACCGCTACCGACATATTCTACTGAAAGAACCTGATTTACCGGATGAGTTATTGCCCAGTGATGCAGTGAGTCGTCGAGCCAGAAAGGTAACGGGCCAACTGTATAAAATCCTACAGCCCGCCGCCGATCTCTATTTTTCAGAGATTTGCGAGCAGGATGGCAGCGTATATCCGCCGCCACCCGCTTCATATTTCGAACGCTTTAAAGACGTCTGA
- the paaG gene encoding 2-(1,2-epoxy-1,2-dihydrophenyl)acetyl-CoA isomerase PaaG has translation MSYNSIEFTIESGIARLTFNRPDRLNSFNTEMQEEIQAALTEIRNDSSVRCLLLTGNGRGFCAGQDLADPAVRGENGPELGHALENYYNPFVHALMTFEFPVVCAVNGVAAGAGANVALACDIVLAARSASFVQAFCRLGLIPDAGGTWLLPRVVGRARAMALSMLGDKISAEKAEQWGMIWQCVDDDQLMEEANKLVEHLAKQPTKGMGFIKRALNASSENDLQTQLDLERDLQDEAGNSYDFKEGVSAFTEKRAPDFKGY, from the coding sequence ATGAGCTACAACAGCATTGAATTTACGATCGAATCTGGCATCGCGCGACTGACATTTAACCGGCCCGACCGCTTAAACAGTTTTAACACAGAGATGCAGGAAGAGATTCAGGCTGCTTTGACTGAAATCAGAAATGATTCCTCAGTGCGTTGTTTGCTGTTAACTGGCAATGGCCGTGGCTTTTGTGCAGGACAAGACTTAGCTGACCCTGCAGTACGTGGTGAGAATGGCCCTGAGCTGGGTCATGCACTGGAAAACTATTACAACCCATTTGTGCATGCGCTAATGACCTTTGAGTTTCCGGTTGTGTGTGCGGTGAATGGCGTGGCGGCGGGCGCGGGCGCTAATGTAGCGTTGGCGTGTGACATTGTGCTGGCTGCGCGCTCTGCATCCTTTGTGCAGGCATTCTGCCGCTTAGGCTTAATTCCGGATGCGGGTGGAACGTGGTTATTACCACGCGTGGTCGGGCGTGCTCGTGCCATGGCATTGAGTATGTTGGGTGATAAAATTAGCGCCGAGAAAGCTGAGCAGTGGGGCATGATCTGGCAATGTGTGGATGATGATCAGCTAATGGAGGAAGCCAATAAGCTGGTTGAACATTTAGCCAAGCAGCCTACTAAAGGCATGGGCTTTATCAAGCGCGCATTGAATGCATCCAGTGAAAATGACCTGCAAACTCAGTTGGATTTAGAGCGCGATTTGCAGGATGAAGCCGGTAATAGTTATGACTTTAAAGAAGGGGTGAGTGCCTTTACTGAAAAGCGTGCGCCTGATTTTAAAGGTTACTAA
- a CDS encoding alcohol dehydrogenase family protein — protein MTIPQVMQGIYLTGHGGFEKLEFSADIPVPIPKAGEVLIHVRGAGVNNTDINTRTAWYSKAVTSATDAGAESGFDASADNDGSWSGEPLIFPMIQGADCCGYVVAVGEGVSESRIGERVLVRTMQADTATDENYKCITLGSERNGAFAQYMTAASHHSLKVDCDWSDAELASIPCAYSTAEGMLHRAAVGQETVLITGASGGVGSAAIQLAKRRGATVIAVSGAAKADEVKALGADQVVDRNCDLVATLGKNAVDVVVDLVAGAAWPSLLEILKGGGRYVASGAIAGPIVELDVRTLYLKDLSLLGSTYQSDVVFENLIGYIERGEIRPVVAKTYPLKNIVEAQTDFLAKKHTGKLVLIPE, from the coding sequence GTGACAATTCCGCAAGTCATGCAAGGTATCTATCTGACCGGTCACGGTGGTTTTGAGAAGTTGGAGTTCTCTGCGGACATTCCTGTGCCAATACCCAAAGCCGGCGAAGTGTTAATTCATGTCAGAGGTGCTGGCGTGAATAACACGGATATCAATACCCGCACTGCGTGGTACTCCAAAGCTGTCACCAGTGCGACGGATGCTGGGGCGGAAAGTGGCTTTGATGCCTCTGCAGATAATGATGGCAGTTGGTCCGGTGAGCCGCTCATATTCCCGATGATTCAAGGGGCGGACTGTTGCGGTTATGTGGTGGCAGTGGGTGAGGGCGTGTCGGAGTCTCGTATTGGTGAGCGCGTATTAGTGCGCACTATGCAGGCAGATACCGCGACGGATGAAAACTACAAGTGCATCACCTTGGGTTCTGAGCGTAATGGCGCTTTTGCACAATACATGACGGCTGCTTCGCATCACTCACTCAAGGTTGACTGTGATTGGAGCGATGCGGAGCTGGCTTCGATTCCTTGTGCTTATTCAACGGCTGAGGGTATGTTACATCGTGCTGCGGTTGGTCAGGAAACGGTACTGATTACAGGCGCTTCCGGTGGTGTGGGGTCGGCGGCTATTCAATTGGCTAAGCGGCGCGGTGCGACCGTGATTGCGGTCTCTGGCGCGGCCAAGGCGGATGAAGTTAAAGCGCTGGGCGCTGATCAGGTGGTGGACCGCAATTGTGATTTGGTTGCTACTTTGGGTAAAAACGCTGTCGATGTGGTGGTGGATCTGGTCGCGGGTGCGGCATGGCCAAGTTTGCTGGAGATACTCAAAGGTGGTGGGCGATATGTTGCCTCCGGTGCGATTGCCGGGCCTATTGTTGAGTTGGATGTGAGAACCTTGTACCTGAAAGATCTTAGCTTGCTTGGCTCAACTTATCAGAGTGATGTGGTGTTTGAAAATCTGATTGGCTATATCGAGCGAGGAGAGATTCGTCCGGTGGTGGCGAAGACTTATCCGCTTAAAAATATTGTTGAAGCGCAGACTGACTTTTTAGCGAAAAAGCATACTGGCAAATTGGTATTGATTCCAGAGTAG
- a CDS encoding SDR family oxidoreductase gives MPTILITGTNRGIGLELTQQYAADGWRIYACCRNPEKADDLNALAAESDGKVTVHQLDTCNDEQRRNLATELAGIPIDILFNNAGMYGNWDYQSFGSSDRNEWLNTLDANVIAPMQMMETFADNVAASEQKLIANMSSKMGSMHDNGSGGSYIYRSSKAALNAVCVSAAKNLAPRGIKVAVLHPGWVRTDMGGENGELSVEESASALRRNLASMTDEDSGRFMDIDGSTIPW, from the coding sequence ATGCCTACCATTTTAATCACCGGCACCAACCGAGGAATCGGACTGGAGCTAACTCAACAATATGCCGCCGATGGCTGGCGGATTTACGCCTGCTGCCGCAACCCTGAAAAAGCCGATGATCTAAACGCACTGGCCGCTGAGTCCGATGGCAAGGTCACCGTCCATCAACTAGACACCTGCAACGACGAGCAACGCCGCAATCTGGCTACCGAACTTGCTGGCATACCCATTGATATTCTATTTAACAATGCAGGCATGTATGGCAATTGGGATTATCAAAGCTTCGGCAGCAGCGACCGCAACGAATGGCTAAACACACTGGATGCCAATGTAATTGCACCGATGCAAATGATGGAAACCTTTGCCGATAATGTAGCGGCCAGCGAGCAAAAGCTCATCGCCAATATGAGTAGTAAAATGGGTAGCATGCATGATAATGGCTCTGGTGGCAGTTATATTTATCGCTCCAGTAAAGCGGCTTTAAACGCGGTCTGCGTGAGTGCTGCGAAGAATCTTGCGCCACGTGGAATTAAAGTCGCAGTGCTGCATCCGGGTTGGGTGCGTACGGATATGGGCGGCGAAAATGGCGAGCTATCGGTTGAGGAATCTGCCAGTGCTTTGCGCCGTAATTTGGCTTCAATGACGGATGAAGATAGCGGCCGTTTTATGGATATCGATGGCAGCACCATCCCTTGGTAA